The sequence AAACAGATTCCGGGTTCCCTCACCCTTCGGTTGGTAAGAATAGGCAATCTGAGTGCCATCGGGCGACCATGTCGGCACAGAATCTGCGTGGCAGTCGGAAAGGCGTACACGATTTCCGCCGTTCACATTCATGGTGTATAGTGCCGGCTGGCCCAATACTCGCGAATGAATAAAAGCAATGCGACGCCCATCAGGAGACCAAGCCGGATTCCGATCGTTAAAATGGCCTCCTCTGATAGGTCTGGCGTTGCTCCCACGGTTATCCATAATGTAAATTTGTGGTAGCCCCCTGTTTTCTGAACGACTGAAGGCAATTTCCCTACCATTAGGGGACCAGGAGGGCTGTACGTCGGAGAGGTGCGTCAGTGGCTTTTCTCCTGTACGGTCGGCGTTGATAACTGAAATACCAAAAAAATCGTTGCCGGCAACATTGCCACGCGCGAAAACAATCTGTCCTGCCGCTTTGCGTCGAATAGTAATCTTTCGCGAGATGTCACTATCGCCGACGGTTATACCCGGTATGTGTGTTGTATGATAGCCCGGCTTTTCCGCTGTCAAGTTGTATACTCCCTTAGAGACCGGGGAAATATCATATTGTCCGCCACCACTCGTCACTGCCGCGCGTTCACCCAAAGAGATAAGGACATTCGCAACGCCCTTTCCATCATCAGAAATCACTGTCCCCTTAAACCTAACACCGGGTTCAAGGCGGAAATTAACGATTCCAGGTTCTTTACGGGTAACTTCCACCCGTCCCTGTTGACCTAGATAACCACGGGCAGTGATTTTCAAGATGTATTCACCGGTTTTCAACTCTCCAAATATGAAGTCCCCACTAGAGTTAGTGGCTGTTGAAGCGACATCTTCCTGTTCAATATCACCGCCTGGGAGTTTCTTCTCCGTGACCAGTGTGACTTGGGCACCTACTATCCCCTGCTCTGTTACCAAATCTATGATGGTTCCTTTGACGATACCTTCAGGTGTTGCCACAACTTGGGGACCTATATCATCAACTACCTCGTCATCACCGCAACCGATAACAGACGCAAACAGCGTCAAAGCAAAAAAACTGAGATAAGTGTAACGAGTTAAGTGCGCCATAAGAATTCGTGGGTACGTTTATCCGGCATAAGCCGATAAACGTTCCACTTCCTCCTTTCAAAATTTGCCTGTTGGCAAAATGCATGGGTTAAACCACCGTGAGACGGTAAGGGAGACAATTCAAAAAGTAGGAAAATCGGTTATGCGACTCCTTCAATCTGTTCCCACCCTTGGCCGATCAGAAATTTACAATTTCTGTGTGACAATGGGGGCTTTCTTGCGAGGACCTTTGTCACCAGAATCTTTCAAAACTGTTTCGGGAACGTAGTTGCTGTAATCCGAAATATTCCCATGTGTGATGGCGTAGACGACGATGTTAATCATATGTCGCACCGCGTGGGGCGCAAACTCCTCTAGGATCTTGTTCCGGTTTTGAAACTTGCCGTAGAACGGTTTCTGAACTTTGCCATCAATCACATGCATCATCTGTTCAGTATCGACTAAAACGGCAAGCCGTCCATCAATCGTGATACCTTGCAGTTCG is a genomic window of Candidatus Poribacteria bacterium containing:
- a CDS encoding carboxypeptidase regulatory-like domain-containing protein is translated as MAHLTRYTYLSFFALTLFASVIGCGDDEVVDDIGPQVVATPEGIVKGTIIDLVTEQGIVGAQVTLVTEKKLPGGDIEQEDVASTATNSSGDFIFGELKTGEYILKITARGYLGQQGRVEVTRKEPGIVNFRLEPGVRFKGTVISDDGKGVANVLISLGERAAVTSGGGQYDISPVSKGVYNLTAEKPGYHTTHIPGITVGDSDISRKITIRRKAAGQIVFARGNVAGNDFFGISVINADRTGEKPLTHLSDVQPSWSPNGREIAFSRSENRGLPQIYIMDNRGSNARPIRGGHFNDRNPAWSPDGRRIAFIHSRVLGQPALYTMNVNGGNRVRLSDCHADSVPTWSPDGTQIAYSYQPKGEGTRNLFVVDIEAFLAAQEAPPTKAEPEPEIVPEPEPAIPQQPEPEPDPHQTPDEEDKKEGEGNPPQAPSVDPLGIQEGVQRLTTGSNNNFEPSGLESRWLEIGIYQGKFPA